In the Variovorax sp. S12S4 genome, one interval contains:
- a CDS encoding TolC family protein, with translation MRTLFVPLAVMALAAPPAFSQTDAGSNPSPLLRQAAARTVEPAGPLDLRSAIALAQRANPGLSSAAREQEATDAAVLQAGAWPNPVLEAQVEDLRRGNRTTTLLLSQPVELGGKRAARVAAAERARDQAASALLARRSELRASTITLFFDVLAAQERLRLMQDSLGLAQAATRAAANRVAAGKVPPLEETRSRVAEAGIQVELQQAEGALRSARRQVAALWGNPDPRFTQAEGAVDRPPPLALAQDVERRLAAAPMLRQARLEVERRQALSQLEQARRVPDVTVSLGAKRVPADEGMGSSNGRNQVVVGVSVPLPIFDTNRGNVAEALSREEKARDDLAAAELQLGADVAQATERLRSARAAAETLQRDALPGAEAAYKAAAKGFEFGKFSFLEALDAQRTHFQVRNQYLMAVADAHRAASELDRLLGTEADETPRTADAAR, from the coding sequence ATGCGCACGCTCTTCGTGCCGCTGGCCGTCATGGCCTTGGCGGCGCCCCCGGCATTTTCACAAACCGATGCCGGTTCCAATCCTTCGCCGCTGCTGCGGCAGGCTGCTGCAAGAACAGTGGAGCCCGCGGGCCCGCTGGACCTGCGCAGCGCCATCGCGCTCGCACAACGGGCCAACCCCGGGCTTTCGTCCGCCGCGCGCGAGCAGGAGGCCACCGATGCCGCCGTGCTGCAGGCGGGCGCATGGCCTAACCCCGTGCTCGAGGCGCAGGTGGAAGACCTGCGCCGGGGCAACCGCACCACCACGCTGCTGCTGAGCCAGCCCGTCGAGCTGGGCGGCAAGCGCGCAGCCCGCGTGGCGGCGGCCGAACGTGCGCGCGACCAGGCCGCATCGGCGTTGCTTGCGCGGCGTTCGGAGCTGCGTGCATCGACCATCACGCTGTTCTTCGACGTGCTGGCTGCGCAGGAGCGCCTGCGGCTGATGCAGGATTCGTTGGGCCTTGCGCAAGCGGCCACCCGCGCAGCCGCCAACCGCGTGGCGGCGGGCAAGGTTCCGCCGCTCGAAGAGACGCGCTCGCGCGTGGCAGAGGCCGGCATCCAGGTCGAACTGCAGCAGGCCGAGGGCGCATTGCGCTCGGCGCGCCGCCAGGTCGCCGCGCTGTGGGGCAACCCCGATCCGCGCTTCACGCAGGCAGAGGGTGCGGTCGATCGGCCGCCGCCGCTTGCACTGGCGCAGGACGTGGAGAGGCGGCTTGCCGCGGCGCCCATGTTGCGCCAGGCACGGCTCGAGGTCGAGCGGCGCCAGGCGCTTTCGCAACTGGAGCAGGCGCGGCGCGTGCCCGACGTCACCGTGTCGCTCGGCGCCAAGCGTGTGCCGGCCGACGAAGGCATGGGCAGCAGCAACGGCCGCAACCAGGTGGTGGTGGGCGTGTCGGTACCGCTGCCAATCTTCGACACCAACCGCGGCAACGTGGCCGAGGCGTTGAGCCGCGAAGAGAAGGCGCGGGACGACCTTGCCGCGGCCGAGCTGCAGCTGGGTGCCGATGTGGCGCAAGCCACCGAGCGCCTGCGTTCGGCGCGCGCCGCCGCCGAGACGCTGCAGCGCGATGCACTGCCCGGCGCCGAGGCCGCCTACAAGGCTGCCGCCAAGGGCTTCGAGTTCGGCAAGTTCAGCTTTCTCGAAGCGCTCGATGCGCAGCGCACGCACTTCCAGGTGCGCAACCAGTACCTGATGGCCGTGGCCGACGCGCATCGCGCGGCCAGCGAGCTAGACCGGCTGCTGGGCACCGAGGCCGACGAAACCCCGCGTACGGCGGATGCCGCACGCTGA
- a CDS encoding efflux RND transporter periplasmic adaptor subunit, giving the protein MNTEERNTPAGRIGKKQWMAIVVVLVAGIAAGALILRTAPAKPEGLGHSEAAEHAEGEHHEEEGKGEEKDHGHDHDHGHGHASGEDGKEEKKGEHTEGHKEEHKEGRKEGRKEGRNEQEGKIAFTDEQIKAAGVAVENAGPARIKSLLQLPGEIKFNEDRLAHVVPRVGGVVESVSANLGQEVKRGQVLAVLSSPALSEQRSELQTAQRRLELARTTYQREKKLWEEKISAQQDYLQAEQAMQEAQIAVANANQKLLALGATPASSALGRYELRAPFDGMVVEKHISLGEAVKEDASVFTISDLSTVWAEISVAANQLNLVRIGEPATIRSSAFEQAASGTVSYVGSLIGAQTRTATARVTLTNPQRMWRPGLFVNVELVSSEANAPVAVSAEAVQTVEDKPTVFLRVPGGFVPQHVQTGRSDGQRIEIVGGLAPGAAHAGSGSFVVKSQQGKSSATHTH; this is encoded by the coding sequence ATGAATACGGAAGAGCGAAACACGCCCGCGGGGCGCATCGGCAAGAAGCAATGGATGGCGATCGTGGTCGTGCTGGTCGCCGGCATCGCCGCAGGCGCGCTGATCTTGCGTACCGCGCCGGCCAAGCCTGAAGGCTTGGGGCATTCGGAAGCGGCCGAGCATGCCGAGGGCGAGCACCATGAGGAAGAAGGCAAGGGAGAAGAGAAGGACCACGGCCATGACCATGACCACGGGCATGGCCACGCCTCCGGCGAGGACGGCAAGGAAGAGAAGAAGGGCGAGCACACGGAAGGGCACAAGGAAGAGCACAAGGAAGGGCGCAAGGAAGGGCGCAAGGAAGGGCGCAACGAACAGGAGGGAAAGATCGCCTTCACCGACGAGCAGATCAAGGCCGCGGGCGTGGCTGTGGAGAACGCCGGCCCCGCGCGCATCAAGTCGTTGCTGCAACTGCCGGGCGAGATCAAGTTCAACGAGGACCGACTCGCCCACGTGGTGCCGCGCGTGGGCGGCGTGGTCGAAAGCGTATCGGCCAACCTTGGGCAGGAAGTGAAGCGCGGCCAGGTGCTGGCCGTGCTCTCCAGCCCGGCGCTGTCGGAGCAGCGCAGCGAGCTGCAGACGGCGCAGCGCCGGCTCGAGCTGGCCCGCACCACCTACCAGCGCGAGAAGAAGCTGTGGGAAGAAAAGATTTCTGCCCAGCAGGACTACCTGCAGGCGGAGCAGGCCATGCAGGAGGCGCAGATTGCCGTGGCCAACGCCAACCAGAAGCTGCTGGCGCTGGGCGCCACGCCGGCCTCGTCGGCCCTGGGCCGCTACGAGCTGCGCGCACCCTTCGACGGCATGGTGGTCGAAAAGCACATCTCGCTCGGCGAAGCGGTGAAGGAAGACGCCAGCGTGTTCACCATTTCCGATCTTTCGACCGTGTGGGCCGAGATCAGCGTGGCCGCCAACCAGCTGAACCTGGTGCGCATCGGCGAGCCGGCGACCATTCGATCGAGCGCCTTCGAGCAGGCGGCCAGCGGCACGGTGTCGTACGTGGGCTCGCTCATCGGCGCGCAAACGCGCACGGCCACTGCGCGCGTCACCCTGACCAACCCGCAGCGCATGTGGCGGCCAGGGCTGTTCGTGAACGTGGAGCTGGTTTCGTCCGAAGCGAACGCCCCAGTGGCGGTGTCGGCCGAAGCCGTGCAAACGGTGGAAGACAAACCGACCGTGTTCCTGCGAGTGCCAGGCGGCTTTGTGCCCCAGCATGTGCAGACCGGCCGCAGCGACGGCCAGCGCATCGAGATCGTGGGTGGCCTTGCGCCCGGCGCAGCCCATGCGGGCAGCGGCAGCTTCGTCGTCAAGTCGCAGCAGGGCAAGAGCTCTGCCACGCACACCCACTGA